From a region of the Pontixanthobacter gangjinensis genome:
- a CDS encoding PD-(D/E)XK nuclease family protein translates to MGELNAPQIFSIAAHRGFADALVAGLVPRYSQGDFGLARLTLLLPSTRAMRTVSEAFIRYYGAQGTAGILMPRMAVVGDLDLDETLGSLLDPLGTNDIPVAVDPTRRWLRLAQILSEEIGDKAPAGATLLRLARDAAATMDRLLVEDIGPEQLLKEEIIDLLGDLSGHWQDSLRLFARVQARWLIELQAMGALDATSRRNRLFDLTAEQWKASPPENPVVAAGVTSAAPALARLLKTVSQLPGGAVILPDFDLSIDDAVWEELGAAGGGEEPGDTPFERGDAVTHPQYHMKLLLNRMGIARGEVQQWHRKGMTAASPDRTHAISSLFLPPEASKRWASLPADKRRLAGVRIMETTNPEAEAQAIALLVREALETPEKRISIVTPDRSLARRVVQHLRRWNIEADDSAGRPLPQTPAGRLMLLLAEVMAERAAPVALMALLEHPLVRFDDNRGSWLKNARKFERALRGPRLAPGLSVLRHVAENIELSDWFSEVEIALNPLLDCIGPMPLAGLLNRLAVAGEALCGDAIWSREDGRALASFVEDLRVHSSDSGTSLDPSELHLALRDAMEAVAVRPSYGGHSRVAIYGLLESRMSRTDLVICAGLNEGNWPATPSADPLLAPPVLRALGVPGADFRIGLSAHDLAGALGAPEVVLSRAERDTEGPTIPSRFLLRVKALLGEDLIARHRENEAVALAQAIDDAEPNDGIYSRPEPMPNSDQRDVAIAVTALDRLRGDPYQFYAQSILRLRSLDPLDAEPSPAWQGTVAHAILQRWHEEGGQLREIARRVLEEQNAHPLMEGLWLPRLLAALDWVEREIAANPQRKPVAIEEKGQMVIDGVRVHGRADRIDQLPGGELAIVDYKTGKPPKSSQVEAGFALQLGLIAMIAERGGIEGVSGKATAFEYWSLSKNPKIKTGPENEKFGFVDTPLKVGQKRSGPLPDEFLPNTEFFLREAIANWIKGNQPFTAKLEPDYPGYTDYDQLMRLDEWQARFDSENEQ, encoded by the coding sequence TCGGGGCTTTGCAGACGCCCTGGTCGCTGGACTGGTGCCGCGATATTCACAAGGTGACTTCGGGCTAGCCCGGTTGACGCTGCTGCTCCCCAGCACGCGGGCCATGCGGACGGTTTCGGAAGCTTTCATCCGGTATTACGGTGCGCAGGGTACTGCCGGAATACTGATGCCACGCATGGCGGTGGTCGGTGATCTTGATCTGGATGAGACTCTAGGTAGCTTGCTCGATCCGCTAGGCACGAATGACATTCCTGTCGCGGTCGATCCAACGCGCAGATGGCTAAGGCTCGCCCAGATATTGAGCGAGGAAATCGGCGATAAAGCTCCGGCTGGCGCGACATTGCTGCGGCTCGCACGCGACGCCGCCGCGACGATGGACAGGTTGTTGGTCGAGGATATTGGGCCTGAACAACTGCTCAAAGAAGAGATAATCGATTTGCTCGGCGATTTGTCTGGCCATTGGCAAGACAGTTTGCGCCTGTTCGCTCGTGTGCAAGCGAGGTGGCTCATAGAATTGCAGGCAATGGGCGCTTTGGACGCGACATCACGTCGCAATCGTTTGTTCGATTTGACCGCAGAGCAGTGGAAAGCTTCGCCGCCCGAAAATCCGGTTGTAGCCGCAGGTGTGACAAGCGCTGCCCCGGCTCTGGCGAGGCTGCTTAAGACCGTTTCACAATTGCCCGGTGGCGCGGTAATCCTGCCAGATTTTGACCTGTCGATCGATGATGCGGTGTGGGAGGAACTCGGCGCTGCGGGCGGCGGCGAGGAGCCGGGCGACACTCCTTTTGAACGCGGTGACGCGGTCACCCATCCGCAATACCATATGAAGCTGTTGCTTAACCGGATGGGCATTGCCCGCGGCGAAGTTCAGCAATGGCACCGCAAGGGTATGACTGCCGCGTCGCCCGACCGGACCCATGCGATTTCGAGCCTTTTCCTGCCGCCGGAAGCGAGCAAACGTTGGGCGAGCCTGCCCGCCGATAAGCGCCGCCTAGCTGGCGTCCGGATCATGGAAACCACCAATCCTGAGGCCGAAGCGCAAGCCATTGCATTGCTTGTTCGCGAAGCGCTCGAAACACCCGAGAAGCGCATATCAATTGTTACGCCCGACCGAAGCCTGGCGCGGCGCGTTGTTCAGCATTTGCGGCGCTGGAATATCGAGGCGGACGATTCAGCCGGACGCCCACTGCCGCAAACACCGGCAGGACGGTTGATGCTGTTGCTGGCCGAAGTGATGGCCGAACGCGCTGCACCTGTTGCCTTGATGGCCTTGCTTGAGCATCCGCTTGTCCGGTTTGACGATAATCGCGGCAGTTGGCTGAAGAATGCACGCAAATTTGAACGCGCGTTGCGCGGACCGCGGCTTGCCCCGGGGTTGTCGGTATTGCGCCATGTGGCAGAAAATATTGAGCTTTCTGATTGGTTTAGCGAAGTCGAAATTGCCCTCAATCCGTTGCTCGATTGCATTGGACCAATGCCGCTGGCCGGATTGCTCAACAGGCTGGCGGTCGCTGGCGAAGCGCTATGCGGTGATGCGATCTGGTCGCGTGAAGACGGGCGTGCTTTGGCAAGTTTTGTTGAGGATTTAAGAGTTCATTCCTCCGATTCTGGCACATCTCTGGACCCTTCAGAGCTGCACCTTGCCTTGCGCGATGCGATGGAAGCTGTTGCAGTTCGTCCGTCCTATGGCGGGCATTCCCGCGTAGCCATTTACGGATTGCTTGAGTCGCGGATGAGCCGGACAGATCTAGTGATTTGTGCAGGTCTGAACGAAGGCAATTGGCCCGCAACACCATCGGCCGATCCTCTTCTCGCGCCACCAGTTTTACGAGCATTGGGTGTGCCGGGAGCCGATTTCCGTATCGGCCTTTCGGCCCATGATTTGGCCGGAGCGCTTGGCGCGCCTGAAGTCGTGCTCAGCCGCGCTGAACGGGATACAGAGGGGCCAACGATCCCCTCACGTTTTCTGCTGAGGGTAAAGGCGTTGTTGGGCGAAGATTTGATTGCGCGGCACCGCGAAAATGAGGCAGTTGCTTTGGCGCAGGCGATTGACGATGCAGAGCCGAACGATGGGATCTACTCCCGCCCCGAACCGATGCCAAATAGCGATCAGCGCGATGTAGCAATCGCGGTGACGGCGCTCGACCGGTTACGCGGCGATCCCTATCAGTTTTACGCGCAATCGATCCTGCGCCTGCGCTCGCTTGATCCGCTTGATGCTGAGCCTTCGCCTGCGTGGCAAGGTACGGTGGCTCATGCGATTTTACAGCGCTGGCATGAAGAGGGTGGCCAATTGCGCGAAATCGCCCGCCGCGTGTTGGAAGAGCAAAACGCTCATCCGTTGATGGAGGGATTGTGGCTTCCACGCTTGCTTGCGGCGCTTGATTGGGTCGAGCGGGAGATTGCCGCGAACCCCCAAAGGAAGCCGGTTGCGATTGAGGAAAAAGGCCAAATGGTAATCGACGGGGTGCGCGTTCATGGCCGCGCCGACCGGATCGATCAATTGCCCGGCGGCGAGTTGGCGATCGTCGATTATAAGACAGGCAAGCCGCCAAAATCGTCGCAAGTGGAGGCCGGCTTTGCACTGCAGCTGGGCTTGATCGCGATGATTGCCGAGCGGGGCGGGATAGAAGGCGTTTCAGGTAAAGCAACGGCGTTCGAATATTGGTCGCTTTCGAAAAACCCGAAAATCAAGACAGGCCCCGAGAATGAAAAATTTGGGTTTGTCGATACCCCGTTGAAGGTTGGCCAGAAGCGCTCTGGTCCGCTGCCCGATGAATTCCTGCCGAACACAGAGTTCTTTCTGCGCGAGGCGATTGCCAATTGGATTAAGGGCAATCAACCATTCACAGCGAAGCTGGAGCCGGATTATCCCGGCTACACCGATTATGACCAATTGATGCGGCTTGATGAATGGCAAGCGCGGTTTGACAGCGAGAACGAGCAATGA